In a single window of the Helicobacter felis ATCC 49179 genome:
- the panB gene encoding 3-methyl-2-oxobutanoate hydroxymethyltransferase, producing MKKITLDSLYRKKHPKEGASPCKISAITAYDALFATLFDPYIDLILVGDSLNMSFNHMPDTLSIGMAEMLYHTKAVCRGTQRAFVVADMPYGSYTNEKQALKNALKFYQQTRADAIKLEGGQARAPLIKRLVQEGLAVVGHVGLLPQSVRGVGGYKIAGKTEKSAQQVLEDALSVQEAGASLVVLEGVVASVATKITARLDIPTIGIGSGAGCDGQILVFSDMLGLFKAFKPKFVRSYLEGAALIEQAVQDYIRDIQTGHFPSEQESY from the coding sequence ATGAAAAAAATCACCTTAGATTCTCTGTATCGTAAAAAGCACCCCAAAGAAGGCGCAAGCCCTTGCAAAATCAGCGCGATCACCGCTTATGATGCGCTCTTTGCAACTCTTTTTGATCCCTATATAGATTTGATTTTGGTAGGGGACAGCTTGAACATGAGTTTTAACCACATGCCAGATACCTTGAGTATAGGCATGGCAGAAATGCTTTACCACACTAAGGCGGTGTGCCGAGGCACTCAACGCGCCTTCGTGGTGGCAGATATGCCCTATGGGAGCTACACTAATGAAAAACAAGCCCTCAAAAATGCCTTAAAATTCTACCAACAAACCCGCGCAGATGCGATCAAGCTAGAGGGAGGGCAGGCGCGCGCACCTTTGATTAAACGATTGGTGCAAGAGGGATTAGCGGTGGTAGGCCATGTGGGACTCTTGCCCCAGAGTGTGCGCGGAGTGGGGGGCTATAAGATTGCAGGTAAGACAGAGAAGAGCGCGCAACAAGTCTTAGAGGATGCTTTAAGTGTGCAAGAGGCAGGGGCAAGCTTAGTGGTTTTAGAGGGTGTGGTCGCATCTGTAGCCACAAAAATCACTGCTCGCTTAGACATCCCCACCATAGGCATAGGGAGCGGGGCGGGGTGTGATGGACAGATTTTAGTCTTTAGTGATATGCTTGGACTATTCAAAGCATTTAAGCCTAAATTTGTGCGCTCGTATTTAGAGGGGGCGGCCTTGATTGAACAGGCGGTGCAAGACTATATTCGAGACATCCAAACGGGGCATTTTCCCTCTGAACAAGAGAGCTATTGA
- the ruvB gene encoding Holliday junction branch migration DNA helicase RuvB, producing the protein MSRLVSVEALNLEEQEHLSLRPSLWEDYIGQEQIKKLLQVSISATLKRQDTLDHVLFFGPPGLGKTTLSHLIAKELNANIKVTTAPMIEKTGDLAALLTNLNPKDILFIDEIHRLSPAIEEVLYPAMEDFRLDIIIGSKAAAQTIKIDLAPFTLIGATTRAGLLSNPLRERFGMHFRMQFYSIEELATIITRASVKLQKEIEDEASIEIAKRSRGTPRIALRLLRRVRDFADHANELCISLQTTLFALEELGVNAHGFDALDLLYLNLLANAKNKALGLNTIAASLHEDESTIEEVIEPFLLANGYLERTAKGRIATLKTYETLKLTCPRLI; encoded by the coding sequence ATGTCAAGACTTGTGAGTGTGGAAGCCCTTAACTTAGAAGAGCAGGAACATTTAAGTCTGCGCCCTAGTTTATGGGAGGACTACATTGGACAAGAGCAAATTAAAAAGTTATTACAGGTTTCTATTAGCGCCACTCTTAAACGCCAAGACACCCTCGATCATGTGCTCTTTTTTGGTCCTCCGGGTTTGGGTAAAACCACTCTAAGCCACCTCATCGCCAAAGAACTTAATGCTAATATCAAAGTTACTACCGCCCCCATGATTGAAAAAACGGGCGATTTGGCCGCTCTTTTAACCAATCTCAACCCCAAAGACATTCTTTTTATTGATGAAATCCACCGCCTAAGTCCAGCGATTGAAGAGGTGCTTTACCCGGCGATGGAGGATTTTAGATTAGATATTATCATCGGCTCTAAAGCAGCCGCACAGACCATTAAGATCGATTTAGCCCCCTTTACACTCATAGGCGCGACCACGCGCGCGGGACTGCTTTCTAATCCTTTGCGCGAACGCTTTGGCATGCATTTTCGCATGCAATTTTATAGCATAGAAGAACTCGCTACAATTATCACGCGTGCCAGTGTGAAATTGCAAAAAGAGATAGAGGATGAGGCTAGTATAGAGATTGCCAAACGCTCAAGAGGCACGCCCCGCATTGCCTTAAGATTGCTGAGGCGCGTGCGCGACTTTGCCGATCACGCCAATGAATTGTGCATTTCTTTACAGACTACGCTTTTTGCCCTAGAGGAATTGGGCGTGAATGCGCATGGTTTTGATGCCCTAGACTTGCTCTATCTCAATCTCTTGGCCAATGCTAAAAACAAAGCCCTAGGGCTGAATACTATTGCCGCGAGTTTGCATGAAGATGAAAGCACGATTGAAGAGGTGATCGAGCCTTTTTTGCTAGCTAATGGGTACTTAGAACGCACGGCTAAGGGGCGTATCGCTACGCTTAAAACCTATGAAACCCTCAAGCTAACTTGCCCTAGATTGATCTAA
- a CDS encoding chaperone NapD, whose protein sequence is MNISSVIVKVQLESFEQSLKAIEALEYVEVGAFDREKQVIIALIEAPSVQEELRANKEIENIPGVLSAHMHFSYSDENPLPPNIQASLEKIENTDTKAVRYSGDINNWL, encoded by the coding sequence ATGAATATTTCTAGTGTGATTGTTAAGGTTCAGTTGGAGAGTTTTGAGCAGAGCTTAAAAGCAATTGAAGCTTTAGAGTATGTGGAAGTGGGGGCTTTTGATCGAGAAAAGCAAGTGATTATTGCTTTGATTGAAGCCCCTAGTGTGCAGGAGGAATTGCGGGCTAATAAAGAGATTGAAAACATCCCCGGAGTCTTGAGCGCACATATGCATTTTAGCTATTCGGACGAAAATCCCCTGCCTCCTAATATCCAAGCTAGCTTAGAAAAAATAGAAAACACAGACACTAAAGCTGTGCGCTATAGCGGGGATATTAACAACTGGCTTTAG
- a CDS encoding 4Fe-4S binding protein, whose amino-acid sequence MDAKKPFREIFKGLKRKPFLIPLPYFNSQKVQDCLDCAGGCALICPEHIIIKKEATRPYLDFKERGCTFCRECVRVCAQEHAGVLEGTRENRIDTWALIDSQTCLSYQGVVCFTCKDACPENAIIFQGMFAPRVHNLCTGCGRCAPSCPSQSILFVEKTT is encoded by the coding sequence ATGGATGCTAAAAAACCTTTTAGGGAAATCTTTAAAGGTCTGAAACGCAAGCCTTTTCTTATCCCTCTACCCTATTTTAACTCTCAAAAAGTGCAAGATTGCCTAGATTGTGCCGGGGGGTGCGCCTTGATCTGTCCTGAGCATATCATTATCAAAAAAGAGGCTACACGCCCTTATTTGGACTTTAAAGAGCGGGGGTGTACATTTTGCCGGGAATGTGTGCGCGTGTGTGCTCAGGAGCACGCGGGAGTGTTAGAGGGCACTAGAGAGAATCGCATAGACACATGGGCGCTCATCGATTCGCAAACATGCCTGAGTTATCAAGGTGTGGTGTGTTTCACATGCAAGGATGCTTGCCCTGAGAATGCGATCATTTTTCAAGGCATGTTTGCCCCGCGCGTGCACAATTTATGCACGGGGTGCGGCAGGTGCGCGCCAAGTTGCCCTAGCCAATCTATTTTATTTGTGGAGAAAACAACATGA
- a CDS encoding exodeoxyribonuclease III, whose protein sequence is MRLVSWNVNGLRACMQKGFKDFLLKSGADIFCVQETKMQPDQADFVFENYHAFWNSAQKKGYSGVLTLSKSAPLDVRYGLGLEEHDTEGRVITCEYEYFYLVNVYTPNSQRGLLRLPYRLQWESVFREFLQNLASHKEVLICGDLNVAHTEIDLTNPQSNRYNAGFSDPERNAFGQLLQLGLIDTYRHFYPDKTEVYTWWSYMNQSRARNIGWRIDYFLASQGLRSQLKDACIYAHILGSDHCPVGLEMSIEHGC, encoded by the coding sequence ATGCGCTTAGTTTCTTGGAATGTGAATGGCTTGCGGGCGTGCATGCAAAAGGGCTTTAAGGATTTTTTACTGAAGAGTGGGGCTGATATATTTTGTGTGCAAGAAACCAAAATGCAACCCGATCAGGCGGATTTTGTCTTTGAAAATTACCATGCTTTTTGGAATAGCGCGCAAAAGAAGGGCTATAGCGGGGTGCTGACCTTGAGCAAAAGCGCGCCTTTGGATGTGCGCTATGGCTTGGGATTAGAGGAACACGACACAGAGGGGCGCGTGATCACATGTGAATATGAATACTTTTATTTGGTTAATGTTTACACGCCCAATTCTCAAAGAGGGTTATTGCGCCTGCCTTACCGCCTGCAGTGGGAAAGTGTGTTTAGGGAATTTTTACAGAATCTAGCATCGCATAAAGAGGTTTTAATATGTGGCGATTTGAATGTTGCTCATACTGAAATCGATTTGACTAATCCTCAGAGTAATCGCTATAACGCGGGTTTTAGTGATCCAGAGCGCAACGCTTTTGGCCAATTACTCCAACTGGGCTTGATCGATACTTATCGCCATTTTTACCCCGATAAAACAGAGGTTTACACATGGTGGAGCTATATGAATCAATCTAGGGCGCGCAATATTGGTTGGCGCATTGATTATTTTTTAGCCTCTCAAGGCCTGCGATCCCAGCTTAAAGACGCGTGTATTTACGCTCATATTTTGGGGAGCGATCACTGCCCGGTGGGTTTGGAAATGAGTATTGAGCATGGATGCTAA
- a CDS encoding TSUP family transporter, protein MELEWYVYVIVVVVAFCAGLVDSIAGGGGLITMPTLLALGIPPHLALATNKLQSSFGSFTATLNFCLKGMVSLREIAFGVGCVVVGAGLGTTLILWLKADILRLLIPIFLSLIFIYTLLAPKVGEGDSHPKIKPTLFYAIFGLGLGFYDGFFGPGTGSFWTFVMVALLGLNMKKATAHTKVFNFTSNIISLSVFLIGGQVIWVVGLLMGCGQMLGAWVGSNLVMAKEVKFIRRVFLCVVGATILKLFWDFVR, encoded by the coding sequence ATGGAGTTAGAATGGTATGTGTATGTGATTGTAGTTGTGGTGGCTTTTTGCGCGGGGTTGGTGGATTCCATTGCTGGGGGTGGGGGGTTGATTACCATGCCAACTCTGCTAGCTTTGGGGATTCCTCCCCACTTAGCCCTAGCCACTAATAAACTTCAGAGCAGTTTTGGGAGTTTCACGGCTACGCTGAATTTTTGTCTAAAAGGCATGGTTTCTTTAAGAGAAATCGCCTTTGGGGTGGGGTGCGTGGTGGTGGGCGCAGGCTTGGGCACAACCCTCATTTTATGGCTCAAAGCAGACATTTTGCGCCTACTCATTCCTATTTTCTTAAGCTTGATCTTTATTTACACCTTGCTAGCTCCCAAAGTAGGCGAAGGCGATAGCCATCCTAAGATCAAACCCACCCTTTTTTACGCCATTTTTGGGTTGGGACTAGGGTTTTATGATGGCTTTTTTGGGCCGGGCACGGGCTCGTTTTGGACTTTTGTAATGGTCGCGCTCTTGGGATTGAATATGAAAAAAGCCACCGCACACACTAAAGTTTTTAACTTCACGAGTAATATTATTAGCCTGAGCGTGTTTTTAATCGGGGGGCAGGTGATTTGGGTGGTGGGGCTTTTAATGGGCTGTGGGCAGATGTTGGGGGCGTGGGTGGGCTCTAATTTGGTGATGGCTAAAGAAGTGAAGTTTATCCGCAGGGTGTTTTTGTGTGTGGTGGGGGCGACTATTCTAAAATTATTTTGGGATTTTGTGCGTTAG
- a CDS encoding vWA domain-containing protein: MNDLQTYDLLQDPEIAAQFELACQEKDSQIKEALKNHPFFEESLAHYQRKHAHLEQKDLVANTRAQFHAHNPQEDLSFIDTQEKALEKSKDKDSDRATLHRFILDKWRGILDNKINAWKQATQAKMEQDFLERMRAWFKALWQAKQLTKQAPELFGTSGLFMDAKGLALESLDLEGLGDLEAQKRALENLEGLDTDIETQHRGHAFSVGSSPTRLNLAQIKALFNQIQNNKALMQICDLLGRMKEMQQEMIKEMIKELKSYSYTERHPTRDYKEEICGIHLSNDLENLIPQELALLDDPDLEVLFYLKFTEKRLFCFEKQGYIDHHLEGVEEVEVEVEKKQEKEGEKGPIIICVDTSGSMSGDPELIAKALTLFLAVHAKREKRACYLINFSEGTTALDLSGGDWMARLNNFLTFSFRDGWENVDLAIKQGIEQMEKENYKNADLLVISDGYFTNTNMGDLARQMQNKRQDKNRFYLLDVNGNSGAKHAFDKHWVYDSHNQNIRTLCELSNDLGA, encoded by the coding sequence ATGAACGACCTCCAAACCTACGATCTCTTACAAGACCCTGAGATCGCCGCGCAATTTGAGCTAGCTTGCCAAGAAAAGGACAGCCAAATTAAAGAGGCTTTAAAAAACCACCCTTTTTTTGAGGAGAGTCTCGCCCACTACCAACGCAAACACGCCCACCTAGAACAAAAAGATTTAGTAGCAAATACCCGCGCCCAGTTTCATGCCCATAACCCCCAAGAGGATTTGAGTTTTATTGACACCCAAGAAAAAGCGTTAGAAAAATCCAAAGATAAAGATAGCGATCGCGCTACCTTACACCGCTTTATTTTAGATAAATGGCGGGGCATTTTAGACAATAAAATCAACGCCTGGAAACAAGCCACACAAGCCAAAATGGAGCAGGATTTTTTAGAGCGCATGCGCGCATGGTTTAAAGCCCTATGGCAGGCAAAACAGCTGACCAAACAAGCCCCCGAACTCTTTGGCACAAGTGGGTTATTTATGGACGCTAAGGGGCTAGCCCTAGAATCCCTAGATTTAGAGGGCTTAGGCGATTTAGAGGCACAAAAACGCGCGTTAGAAAATTTAGAGGGGCTGGATACGGATATAGAGACCCAACATAGAGGGCATGCGTTTTCTGTGGGCTCTAGCCCTACACGCCTAAATCTCGCCCAAATTAAAGCCCTCTTTAACCAAATCCAAAACAACAAAGCCTTAATGCAAATTTGCGATTTACTAGGGCGCATGAAAGAGATGCAACAAGAAATGATTAAAGAGATGATCAAGGAGCTTAAAAGCTATTCTTACACAGAACGCCACCCTACCAGAGATTATAAAGAGGAGATTTGCGGGATTCATTTGAGCAATGATTTAGAAAATTTAATCCCCCAAGAATTAGCCTTGCTCGATGACCCCGATTTAGAGGTGTTGTTTTACCTGAAATTCACAGAAAAACGCCTCTTTTGTTTTGAAAAGCAGGGCTATATAGACCACCATTTGGAGGGTGTAGAGGAAGTGGAGGTGGAAGTAGAAAAGAAGCAAGAAAAAGAAGGGGAAAAAGGACCGATCATTATCTGCGTGGATACCAGCGGGTCGATGAGTGGTGATCCTGAGCTTATTGCTAAGGCTTTGACTTTGTTTTTAGCCGTGCATGCCAAGAGAGAAAAACGGGCGTGTTATTTGATTAATTTTAGCGAGGGGACAACCGCGCTAGATTTGAGCGGTGGGGATTGGATGGCTAGACTCAATAACTTCTTAACCTTTAGTTTTAGGGATGGCTGGGAAAATGTGGATTTAGCCATCAAGCAGGGCATAGAGCAGATGGAGAAGGAAAACTATAAGAATGCAGACCTTTTAGTGATCTCAGATGGCTACTTTACCAACACCAACATGGGCGACCTTGCTAGGCAAATGCAAAACAAACGCCAAGATAAAAACCGATTTTATTTACTCGATGTCAATGGCAACTCAGGGGCAAAACATGCCTTTGATAAGCATTGGGTGTATGATAGCCACAACCAAAATATCCGCACGCTGTGTGAGTTAAGTAATGATTTAGGAGCGTGA
- a CDS encoding AAA family ATPase: MSYKSRVKNLIAELEKDLYEREECVRLVLLAMFAGKAIFLYGPPGTAKSMIARKVSLAFGEPKDFFSALMHRFSTPEDIFGPIDIGQLKQNRLVRNTKGYLPTASFAFLDEIWKSSPAILNTLLTIINERLFKEGDTDIKVPLKGIVCASNEFPPTNQGLEALYDRMLLRYFVEPLKSKENFLKLITSQEGRSSSQHAFSLEELESIHQQAAQIPFSQEALESLHTIKATLEQLKHNPALVAKFLGESAPTQEEQETTESDSNLIATPSDRRFKQCAQLLQVAALLSDQPQVTTPDLALLRHCLWDSLEQIPLVNAILAQVLKSSHAKARDLEKAQESLKYLEWVRAHKSTEEFEKTYQHAHTEIQAHTSELERNLHEMSQKANVFLSSKDQKIAFASTQELLQEFKVLSLQLEEVYKNPPTPQPPEPSKPAEVQDSKGLRKNITNIIRTHGDIQDVAVIKTEEFKKAIRDIAKALVAYCNGNTTESDLRKTLATLRYPSHLLGSIPHHPIFKSIVTSIGNGSDSFMKNLEDPIHNCIPPLLELAEKMKQDYQNTK; this comes from the coding sequence ATGTCTTACAAAAGCAGAGTTAAAAATCTCATTGCCGAGTTAGAAAAAGATTTATATGAGCGTGAGGAGTGCGTGCGCTTGGTGTTGCTCGCCATGTTTGCCGGTAAAGCCATTTTCTTATACGGACCGCCCGGCACAGCCAAATCCATGATCGCTAGAAAAGTCAGCCTTGCCTTTGGCGAACCTAAAGACTTCTTTAGCGCGCTCATGCACCGCTTTTCCACCCCTGAAGATATTTTTGGTCCAATTGACATCGGGCAGTTGAAGCAAAACCGCTTAGTGAGAAACACCAAAGGTTACTTACCCACCGCTAGCTTTGCCTTTTTAGATGAAATTTGGAAAAGCTCACCCGCCATTTTAAACACCTTACTAACCATCATTAACGAAAGGCTTTTCAAAGAGGGCGACACGGATATTAAAGTCCCCCTAAAGGGCATTGTGTGCGCGAGCAATGAATTCCCTCCCACCAATCAAGGGCTAGAAGCCCTTTACGATCGCATGCTTTTGCGCTACTTTGTAGAGCCCTTAAAATCTAAAGAGAATTTTCTCAAACTGATTACCAGCCAAGAGGGCAGGAGTTCTAGCCAACACGCCTTTAGCCTAGAGGAATTAGAAAGTATCCACCAACAAGCCGCCCAAATCCCCTTTAGCCAAGAAGCCCTAGAGAGTTTGCATACCATCAAGGCGACCTTAGAGCAACTCAAACACAACCCCGCCTTAGTGGCAAAATTCTTAGGCGAGAGCGCGCCCACACAAGAGGAGCAAGAAACTACAGAGTCCGATTCTAATTTGATTGCTACCCCCTCTGATCGGCGTTTCAAACAATGCGCCCAGCTTTTGCAAGTTGCTGCCCTTTTAAGCGACCAACCCCAAGTTACCACCCCCGATCTTGCCTTGCTTAGACATTGTTTATGGGATAGCCTAGAGCAAATCCCCTTAGTCAATGCGATTTTAGCGCAGGTGCTCAAAAGTAGCCATGCAAAGGCTAGGGACTTGGAAAAGGCGCAAGAGAGCTTAAAATACCTAGAGTGGGTGCGCGCCCACAAGAGCACAGAGGAATTTGAGAAAACCTACCAGCACGCCCACACAGAGATACAAGCCCATACCAGCGAGTTAGAGAGAAACTTACATGAGATGAGCCAAAAGGCGAATGTGTTTTTATCCTCTAAAGATCAAAAGATCGCCTTTGCGAGCACACAGGAATTATTGCAGGAGTTTAAGGTGTTGTCTTTACAATTAGAGGAGGTATATAAAAACCCTCCAACTCCACAACCGCCAGAGCCTAGCAAGCCCGCAGAGGTGCAGGATAGCAAAGGACTTCGTAAAAACATTACCAATATCATTAGGACACATGGAGACATTCAAGATGTTGCAGTGATCAAGACCGAAGAGTTTAAAAAAGCTATTAGAGATATTGCCAAAGCTTTAGTAGCATATTGCAATGGCAACACGACTGAGAGCGACTTGCGAAAGACTTTGGCAACATTGCGTTACCCGTCTCATTTACTAGGTAGTATTCCACATCATCCAATTTTTAAAAGTATTGTTACTTCTATTGGCAATGGTTCAGATAGTTTTATGAAGAATTTGGAGGATCCTATTCACAACTGCATTCCCCCTCTCTTAGAGCTTGCCGAAAAAATGAAACAAGACTACCAAAACACCAAATGA
- a CDS encoding phospholipase D-like domain-containing protein has protein sequence MILPLYSPKTHAVPERSGLNQWNAGGRARKYGEVYIPVPAQIHQLAPHFFPPRDTPFDLKTPLGQILQAKLCQDNSKALMSNPNNALANWLLKTVLRLQEGELTAYEKMQILGLDCVVIEKIQEGVYSIDIRPLGSYEKFIQDCMGVEFV, from the coding sequence GTGATCTTGCCTCTATATAGCCCAAAAACCCACGCCGTGCCAGAACGAAGTGGCTTAAACCAATGGAACGCAGGGGGTAGAGCCAGGAAGTACGGCGAGGTGTATATCCCTGTGCCTGCACAAATCCATCAATTAGCCCCACATTTTTTCCCTCCCCGGGATACACCCTTTGATTTGAAAACTCCACTTGGACAGATTTTACAAGCAAAACTCTGCCAAGATAATAGTAAGGCACTTATGAGCAATCCTAATAATGCTTTAGCCAACTGGCTTTTAAAAACAGTCTTGAGGTTGCAAGAAGGGGAGCTTACCGCTTATGAAAAAATGCAAATTTTGGGTTTGGATTGTGTGGTCATAGAAAAAATTCAAGAGGGAGTTTATAGCATTGATATTCGACCGCTAGGCAGTTATGAGAAATTTATTCAAGATTGCATGGGCGTGGAGTTTGTTTGA